In Fodinibius saliphilus, a genomic segment contains:
- a CDS encoding electron transfer flavoprotein subunit beta/FixA family protein, translating into MKFYVCIKQVPDVDAPIQIKDGELIQDTDRMVLNAYDASAVEEALVLKEEHGGEVEVVLVGPEKAQETIRKALAMGADKATHIATNGDTDYDSATYANILATFFSDKEYDVISCGKQSQDTDAGLAGSMLAEHLDLPYTTNAVGLEAEENTLVVKRQGDAGQEIIGLPTPCLVTCSNDMNEPRIPSLKGIMQSKRKPVESIDVGDLDIDESKLQPKTKVTGHMEKPEREPGQKFEGEAEELAQKVATLLDEEENVI; encoded by the coding sequence ATGAAATTTTACGTTTGTATTAAACAGGTTCCCGATGTAGATGCACCCATCCAGATTAAGGATGGCGAACTTATCCAAGATACCGACCGTATGGTGCTGAATGCCTACGATGCTTCGGCTGTTGAAGAGGCACTGGTACTCAAAGAAGAACACGGTGGCGAAGTCGAAGTGGTACTCGTTGGCCCCGAAAAAGCCCAGGAAACTATTCGAAAAGCACTGGCAATGGGCGCCGATAAGGCCACACACATTGCTACCAATGGCGACACAGATTATGACTCTGCCACCTATGCCAACATTTTAGCTACCTTCTTTTCTGATAAGGAATACGATGTTATTTCATGCGGTAAGCAATCGCAAGATACCGATGCCGGGCTGGCAGGAAGTATGCTGGCAGAACACCTGGACCTGCCTTATACAACGAATGCTGTAGGTCTTGAAGCAGAAGAAAATACGCTCGTAGTTAAGCGTCAAGGTGATGCCGGACAAGAGATCATCGGATTGCCTACGCCCTGCCTGGTAACGTGCTCTAACGACATGAATGAGCCCCGTATCCCTAGTCTTAAAGGAATTATGCAATCAAAGCGTAAGCCGGTAGAAAGTATTGACGTTGGCGATCTGGATATAGATGAATCCAAATTGCAACCTAAAACAAAGGTTACCGGACATATGGAAAAACCCGAGCGTGAGCCCGGGCAAAAGTTTGAGGGCGAAGCTGAAGAGCTTGCTCAAAAAGTTGCTACCCTTCTTGATGAAGAAGAAAACGTAATTTAA
- a CDS encoding DUF4835 family protein, producing the protein MSIYRLFFLLKKYYLLVFILFLPCIGHAQEINAEVSIDRSQLSSTSLNYLNDLPNKIEVYINEYNWIDAEFKEQERIGVNIQITLLSVDSDFNFEAQVIIQSRRPIYNTTQKTALFIFNDSNWEFNYRPNSTFIHDELQFDRLTSLLDFYMYTVLGYDFDSFQKLSGTPYFTQAQDIASLAQSASASGWSRSSNNRRNRVQLIHSLLSANYESFREAIYQYHRKGLDIFIDNPEKARQNVLDALEKIRESQRRTSTSLAFDTFFNAKYREIVSIFEDAAPSVRLEAYNLLSDIDQGHLGEYQKLQ; encoded by the coding sequence ATGAGTATTTATCGGCTATTTTTCCTATTAAAAAAATATTATCTGCTTGTCTTTATTTTATTTCTACCCTGTATTGGTCATGCTCAGGAAATTAATGCCGAAGTATCCATAGATCGAAGTCAGCTCAGCAGTACTTCTCTGAACTACCTAAATGATCTTCCCAACAAAATCGAGGTTTATATTAATGAGTATAACTGGATAGATGCCGAGTTTAAGGAGCAAGAACGTATCGGTGTTAATATTCAAATCACCCTGCTCAGCGTGGACAGCGACTTTAACTTTGAAGCTCAAGTTATTATTCAATCCCGACGTCCTATTTATAATACGACTCAGAAAACAGCGCTCTTTATTTTTAATGACAGTAATTGGGAATTTAATTATAGGCCCAACAGTACTTTTATTCATGACGAACTACAATTCGATCGCCTAACCAGCCTGTTGGACTTCTATATGTATACCGTTTTGGGATACGATTTTGATTCTTTCCAAAAATTAAGCGGCACCCCCTACTTTACCCAGGCACAAGATATCGCCTCTTTGGCTCAAAGTGCCTCTGCTAGTGGTTGGTCACGCAGCAGTAACAATCGGCGAAATCGGGTTCAGCTTATTCACAGCCTACTCAGCGCAAACTATGAATCTTTTCGCGAGGCCATATACCAATATCATCGAAAAGGACTCGATATTTTTATTGACAATCCAGAAAAAGCTCGGCAAAATGTGTTAGATGCCCTGGAAAAAATCAGGGAATCTCAAAGAAGAACCTCAACAAGCCTGGCTTTTGATACATTCTTTAATGCCAAATACCGAGAGATTGTCTCTATCTTCGAAGATGCTGCTCCCTCTGTACGACTCGAGGCCTACAATTTACTCTCTGATATTGACCAGGGCCATCTCGGTGAATACCAAAAATTGCAATAA
- a CDS encoding electron transfer flavoprotein subunit alpha/FixB family protein — protein sequence MSTLLTHIAISDGKIKRSSLEVLSHMRQLAEANGHTAEAVIIDAEASNYVDEVKKYGPSTIYTVEDPIFENHMNTPLLKALSKVMDEADPYIVGFGSTESTKDILGALAANQDAAVLSDVSEFELTDAGIKAKRPVMAAKILSDNIAEGDTILVSVRSGSYDLDEADAEANIVDIDFSIDDSDVQATLREIIGASGDKIDLAEAETIVAAGRGAKDEEGQDLINELAAVLNAGIGASRALTEAGIMDPSLQIGQTGKVVSPQLYIAVGISGAIQHVAGMTNSKVIVAINKDPDAPIFDIADYGIVGDLYKVLPPFIEELKKIKG from the coding sequence ATGAGTACTCTTTTAACCCATATTGCCATCAGCGACGGAAAGATCAAACGTTCTTCGCTGGAAGTTTTATCTCACATGCGTCAACTTGCTGAAGCGAACGGACATACTGCTGAAGCGGTCATTATTGATGCCGAGGCCTCTAACTATGTTGATGAAGTTAAAAAGTATGGCCCCTCCACGATATATACCGTGGAAGACCCTATCTTTGAAAATCATATGAATACCCCGCTCCTTAAAGCGTTAAGTAAAGTGATGGATGAGGCAGATCCCTATATTGTTGGATTTGGATCTACCGAAAGTACGAAAGATATTTTAGGTGCCTTGGCAGCCAATCAAGATGCGGCTGTACTTTCAGATGTCTCAGAATTTGAGCTCACCGATGCGGGTATTAAAGCCAAACGTCCCGTAATGGCAGCTAAAATATTGTCTGATAATATTGCTGAAGGAGATACCATTTTAGTATCTGTACGTTCCGGTTCATATGATCTGGATGAAGCTGATGCTGAGGCGAATATTGTGGATATTGATTTCAGTATTGACGACAGTGACGTTCAGGCAACCCTACGTGAAATTATTGGTGCTTCCGGCGATAAGATCGATCTTGCTGAAGCCGAAACGATTGTAGCGGCCGGACGTGGTGCCAAAGATGAAGAAGGACAAGACCTTATTAATGAATTGGCTGCTGTTCTTAATGCCGGTATCGGGGCTTCTCGTGCACTTACAGAAGCAGGAATAATGGACCCCAGCCTGCAAATTGGACAAACCGGGAAAGTTGTTTCCCCACAGCTCTATATTGCTGTCGGTATTTCAGGAGCAATCCAGCACGTTGCGGGGATGACCAATAGTAAAGTTATTGTTGCTATCAATAAAGACCCTGATGCCCCAATCTTTGATATTGCCGATTATGGCATTGTTGGAGACCTTTATAAAGTACTTCCTCCATTTATTGAGGAACTTAAAAAAATTAAGGGCTAA